TCGAGCGGTATCTCGACGTGGCCGGGGCGTGGCGGGACCACCTGGTTTACGCGTTGACGGCGGAGGAGGTCCCCGAAGGCCTGGAGAGCGCGCTGATCCGATCCGGGCGGGTGCGGCGGCCCTGACTGCGTGTTCCTCCTCCGTTCGAGTGGGGACGAGTTCGTTTTATTGCGCGTTCGGAGTCCAGTGTTGCCTCCTTCGTGGGATTGTGGTTGTTCGGGGGAACGATCCGCCGACGGCGTGTCTCCAAGACAGGGATGAACGTTCTGGATAACGTGGACAGTGCAGGTGTGTGCCGCCGTTTGCCAGGGGGAGGTGGCGAGGTGTGCTCAGCTCGCTGATTTTCGTGGCGCTGGCGGCGGCATGGCTCATCGTTCTGGTGCCCATGTTCGCGCGTCGTAGGCAGGAGGTTTCCCGTACGACGGACACCGCCCTGTCCGCACGGGTGATTCGTCGCGGTGGGGAACGGCGCTCCGCGTCGACCGGCGGTTCGAGCGGGAACAAGGGCAAGGAGGCGCTCGCGATGCCCGACAGTGAAGACAAGGTCGACCCGAACACGCCACACGACGACACGGACGGCGCCGAGCTCGACGAGGAGTTCGACGCGCCCGACGAGGAGCAGTGGCGCGGTGTGCGTGGCGAGGAGGTTCGTTCCGGTCGCCGTTACCGCCCCGGACGCGGTGGGTTCGATCCGGACGCCGCGGCCCTGGCCGCGCGGACCAAGTACGCGCGCAGGCAGCGGATCGTGCTCGCTATGCTCGTCGTGGCCGTGCTGACCGCTTTGCTGGCCGGGTTCTCCTGGTCGGTGCTGTGGTGGTTCCACGGGATCGCCGATCTGTCGTTGGTCGGCTACTTGGGATACCTGCGGCGGCAGGTGCGGATCGAGGAGGACGTGCGCAACCGCAGGCTGGCCCGGATGAACGGGGAGACGGGGCGTTCCGAGGACGAGCACCCCCGCTCCGAACCGTCCCGTGCGGAGGCCTCCGGTGCTGAGGAGGGCGCGGAGGACTCCGCGGATGCCGAACCGAGGTGGGCCGCCGGGAGCTCCCGGTCCCGGAACGGTTCCGGGGTGGAGGTTCTGGACATCGACGACGAGGATCCGGAGTTCGACGAGCTGGACGATCGACTCTGGCAGCCGTACCGCCGTGCGGTGGGAGAATGATGCGTTTCGTTGTTGTGGAGGGGGGGTGTGCTCGCCCGGCTGGGACGGTTGCTATGCTTTGAAAGCACTCGGTGAGACAGCCGGGGTGCGGGGCTGTAGCGCAGTTGGTAGCGCGTCTCGTTCGCATCGAGAAGGTCCGGGGTTCGATTCCCCGCAGCTCCACTTCGAGACAGTGGATTGCAGGCCCGGTACTCAGGCGAGTACCGGGCTTTTTGCGTGTGCGGCGAATGCCCAACCGCGATGCCGACCTCCGCCGAGGGGGCGGAGCACCATCGAGTGCCCGCTCGACGAGCTCGGTGCCCGACGAGACATCGCCACCGCTGCCACGATGCCCCGGACGGCTGCTTCGCCGGTCCGCACCCGCGTGCTTCGATGAGCTGGCTCAAGGACCCGGCGAGAACCACCCCCTTGATCGCAACTCGATGAGCACCCCGCTAGCCGGTCGCGGTCTCCGCGCCCGCACGGTGCGGCCCGCTCGCTGTGGAGATTCGGCCGAGCCTGACGCTGATCACGGAACTCGCCAGGAACGTGATCGTTTCGTAGAGCATCGCGTGTTCGAACGCGGTCAACGGAGCCGACATGGTGAAGACGAGTCCGCCGAACGTCATCCCCGCGGTGCCGCCGAGTTGCTGCGCCGTGGGCAGCAGTCCGGATGTCGAGCCGGTGGCTGCCGGCTGGACATCGGACAGCACGACGGAGAACACCGACGCGGTGAAGGCGCCGAGCGCGGCTCCACCGACCGCGAGCAGTAACAGGAGTGCCCACCGATGGTCACCGACCCCGGTGCTGAGCGTCGCCGTGAACAGGGACAACAGCGTCGCGGACGCGGTGAGCAGCCGGATGCCGAAGCGCGCGGCGAGCCGCGTCGAGACGCGGCTGCCAACCACCGCCGCTGCAGGGTAGGGAATCGACGTGAGGGCGGCCTCGAGTGGCGGGTAGCCAAGCGTGGATTGCAGGTGCAGGAACAGCACGTAGGTGAACGACGGCACTCCGGCGTTGAACACGAAGACCAGCAGGATGCCGGTGCGGGCGGTGCGGTCCTGAAACACGCTGGGGTGCAGCAGCGGCTCACGACTGCGTAGCTGCGTGCGCACGAGCGCCGCCAGGACGACCGACGAGGCACCGAGGCACAGCCAGGTCCAGATCGGCCAGCCTGCACCCGCACCGATCGCGAGCGGCAGGATCAGCAGTCCCAGCCCGGTCGTGGCGAGTACCACGCCGATCGGGTCGATCCGCCGGTCGGCAACGGCGCGTGCGGGGGGCAGTCGGATGGAGCCGACCAGGGTGAGCAGGCAGATCGGCACATTGATCAGGAAGATTGTTCGCCAGCCGAGGCCGAAGAGGTCTGCTTTGAGCAGCAATCCCCCCAGGAGCGGACCGGCGAGTGAGGCGATGCCCATCGTGGCGCCGAAAAGCCCGAGCGCGTGCGACCGCCGTCGGTCGGGTAGCGCCGTCTGGATGAGTGACAGCACCTGCGGGGCCATCAAGCCGCTGCCCGCGCCCTGGACGAGTCGGGCCACGATGAGCAGAGCCGCCGTGGGCGCCGCGGCACAGCTCACTGAGGCCACCGTGAACACCGACATCCCGATGACGAACAGGAGTCGGTAACCGTACCGGTCGCCGAGCCGGCCTGCGGTGATCAGCAGACACGCGTAGGTGAGCGTGTAGCCTGCCAGGACGAGTTGCAACGTGCCGGTGTCCGCCCGCAGATCATGTCGGATCGACTCGATGGCGACCTGGACGATCGTCACGTCGAGCAGTTGCATGAAGGTCGCGCACAGCACCACCGGCAGGACGAGACGCGTGTCCCGGCTCATCGTGTGAGCACCGTGGCGAGCTCGGCGGGGCGGGCGGCGAATGGTGAGTGACCGCCCGGCAGGCTGTGCACGGTGAATGGGTTGTCCGGCATGGCCGAATCAGCTTCGGCGATCATGAGGTCCTGCATGGCCGGTGTGGATGCGAGGTCCGCGGCGCACCGGATGAACGTGCGCGGAATGCGTCCCCACCGTTGCCGGGTGACGGTGACCGGGGTGCTCGGGATCGCGATCGGCAGGTCGGGGCTGAGGGCCAGTCGCCAGCGCCCGAACTCCTCGGCGGGGGTGTCGGTGTAGTGCGTCAGCCGCAGTTCCTCGACGTACTCCGGGTCGCGGGACAGCGGGTTGATCCGGATCGCCCCGAGAGCCGCGGCGTCGCCGACGGGCAGGGTCCTTCCACGCGCGGTGTCGACCTGCTCCGGGGCGTCGAGGTAATCGATGAACCGAGGACGGCCGGCCGGGCAGAAGGCCGAGAGGTAGACCGTGCGATCCACGAGTTCGGGAGCCAGCTCGGCGGCCAGTGATGCCGGCGCGCCGCCCGCGCTGTGCGCGACGAGCACGACGTTGCGGTGCCGTCGTACCGCCCGCAAGGTGGACAGGATCGTCTCGGCGCACTCGTTCAGGGACAGTCCGGCCAGCGCGGAGGTCTCGGTGTCGAGGCGGGGTTGGTCGCCATCGAGGTAGCCAGCGGGCAGCGGGGCGGCGAGGCCGTGGCCCGGCAGGTCGACCGCGACGCTGCTCGCGCCGAGCCCGGCGAGGGCGCGTTGGGTGTGGGCCCACTGCGCGGAGGAGTGCCAGGCGCCGTGCACCAGCACGAACACCGTGTCCGTCGTGCTGGTCGGGGAGGGAGTCGAAGTGCTCATGGCTTCAGATCAGCAGGCGGAAGACATGGCTCGCACCCGCGATATCCCACACATCGGGTTTTGATATCCCTCCGGCATGAAAATCGACGAGGCGAGCGTTGCGGTGGGCATGGAGAAACGTCACCTGCGTTACGCTCTCGCGCTGGCCGAGCACCGGCACTTCGGTCGCGCCGCGGCGGCCCTCGCCATCGCGCAGCCACCGTTGTCCAAGCAGATCGCGGCGCTGGAACGGGAACTCGGGGTCCGGTTGTTCGACCGCACCGCGCACGGGGTGTTGCCGACGGCCGCGGGCGAGGCGTTTCTGGCCAGGGCGCGTCGCGCGTTGTGCGAGATGTCGACCGCCGCCACCGAAGCGGGTCGAGCCGCCCGGGGCGAGACCGGCCAGTTGCGGATGGGGTTCATCGGCTCCGCGCTGCTGGAGCTGTTGCCGTCGGTGTTGGGCCGGTTCCGTCGAGATTACCCGGACGTGCAGCTGGAACTGCACGAGATGTCCACGGCCAGCAGTGCCACCGCGCTGATCGACGGGGAACTGGACGTGACGATCAGTCGCGGCGTGCCCAGAGGGGTCGGTGCGGAGGGGCTGGTGTCGGTTGCGGTCGACAGCGATCACCTGGTCGCCGTGGTCGGTTCCGCGCATCCCTATGCCGGCCAGGCGAAAGTCAGCGTGGAGCAGCTCGGACACCAGCGGCTGATCGTGGCGCCGGCGGCCGAGGAGCCTGCGACCATCGCGCGGTTGCGGGAGTTGTTGGGTGAGGCGGCCCCGGTGCCGGGTACGGTGACCGAGGCACGGGACCTCCACACCATCATCGGGCTGGCCGCTTGCGGAGTGGGCGTCGGTCTCGGCCCGGCCCGCATGCGTGCGGCCGCGCGAGCGGGCACCTGGATCTGCGACGTCGAGCCGCGCGTGGAGCTGCCCGAGCTGGTGCTTTCGTTCCGCGCGGACGACAGGTCACCGGTTCTGGCTGCGTTCCTGGACACGACGCGGAAACTCTGCCCCGGAGTACGTCACTCAC
This genomic stretch from Actinopolyspora halophila DSM 43834 harbors:
- a CDS encoding alpha/beta hydrolase, with product MSTSTPSPTSTTDTVFVLVHGAWHSSAQWAHTQRALAGLGASSVAVDLPGHGLAAPLPAGYLDGDQPRLDTETSALAGLSLNECAETILSTLRAVRRHRNVVLVAHSAGGAPASLAAELAPELVDRTVYLSAFCPAGRPRFIDYLDAPEQVDTARGRTLPVGDAAALGAIRINPLSRDPEYVEELRLTHYTDTPAEEFGRWRLALSPDLPIAIPSTPVTVTRQRWGRIPRTFIRCAADLASTPAMQDLMIAEADSAMPDNPFTVHSLPGGHSPFAARPAELATVLTR
- a CDS encoding MFS transporter, with translation MSRDTRLVLPVVLCATFMQLLDVTIVQVAIESIRHDLRADTGTLQLVLAGYTLTYACLLITAGRLGDRYGYRLLFVIGMSVFTVASVSCAAAPTAALLIVARLVQGAGSGLMAPQVLSLIQTALPDRRRSHALGLFGATMGIASLAGPLLGGLLLKADLFGLGWRTIFLINVPICLLTLVGSIRLPPARAVADRRIDPIGVVLATTGLGLLILPLAIGAGAGWPIWTWLCLGASSVVLAALVRTQLRSREPLLHPSVFQDRTARTGILLVFVFNAGVPSFTYVLFLHLQSTLGYPPLEAALTSIPYPAAAVVGSRVSTRLAARFGIRLLTASATLLSLFTATLSTGVGDHRWALLLLLAVGGAALGAFTASVFSVVLSDVQPAATGSTSGLLPTAQQLGGTAGMTFGGLVFTMSAPLTAFEHAMLYETITFLASSVISVRLGRISTASGPHRAGAETATG
- the glpR gene encoding gephyrin-like molybdotransferase receptor GlpR, encoding MLSSLIFVALAAAWLIVLVPMFARRRQEVSRTTDTALSARVIRRGGERRSASTGGSSGNKGKEALAMPDSEDKVDPNTPHDDTDGAELDEEFDAPDEEQWRGVRGEEVRSGRRYRPGRGGFDPDAAALAARTKYARRQRIVLAMLVVAVLTALLAGFSWSVLWWFHGIADLSLVGYLGYLRRQVRIEEDVRNRRLARMNGETGRSEDEHPRSEPSRAEASGAEEGAEDSADAEPRWAAGSSRSRNGSGVEVLDIDDEDPEFDELDDRLWQPYRRAVGE
- a CDS encoding LysR substrate-binding domain-containing protein; protein product: MEKRHLRYALALAEHRHFGRAAAALAIAQPPLSKQIAALERELGVRLFDRTAHGVLPTAAGEAFLARARRALCEMSTAATEAGRAARGETGQLRMGFIGSALLELLPSVLGRFRRDYPDVQLELHEMSTASSATALIDGELDVTISRGVPRGVGAEGLVSVAVDSDHLVAVVGSAHPYAGQAKVSVEQLGHQRLIVAPAAEEPATIARLRELLGEAAPVPGTVTEARDLHTIIGLAACGVGVGLGPARMRAAARAGTWICDVEPRVELPELVLSFRADDRSPVLAAFLDTTRKLCPGVRHSLHKHSR